One part of the Lapillicoccus jejuensis genome encodes these proteins:
- the atpE gene encoding ATP synthase F0 subunit C, whose translation MTGNIAFLGYGLAAIGPGIGVGLIFAAYINGVARQPESRGMLQTIAFTGFALTEALAILGLVFAFIFR comes from the coding sequence ATGACCGGCAACATCGCCTTCCTCGGCTACGGCCTGGCCGCCATCGGCCCCGGCATCGGCGTGGGCCTGATCTTCGCGGCCTACATCAACGGGGTGGCCCGCCAGCCCGAGTCCCGCGGCATGCTGCAGACCATCGCCTTCACCGGCTTCGCCCTCACCGAGGCGCTGGCCATCCTGGGTCTGGTCTTCGCGTTCATCTTCCGCTGA
- a CDS encoding L-threonylcarbamoyladenylate synthase codes for MSTEGPYDVADADTSAGTGPVVVDCTTPDGLAAGVEAASRAVRAGQVVVLPTDTVYGIGADAFDAAAVAAVLAAKGRGRDMPPPVLVPNVRTVDGLAREIPDDARALIAAFWPGALTLVLRAQPSLSWDLGETNGTVAVRMPDDATALDLLATIGPMAVTSANATGHPPALTVAEAQEMLGDAVAVYLDGGPAKVGEASTILDCTGEEVRTLREGAISREQVDAALEAGRERRAQEAAEAARLEEAAAKAAKRAELAAMRGGKGVGRPKKPATPSAGPRQGRVAGRRHDA; via the coding sequence ATGAGCACCGAGGGCCCGTACGACGTCGCCGACGCCGACACCTCCGCCGGCACCGGCCCGGTCGTCGTCGACTGCACCACCCCGGACGGCCTCGCCGCCGGGGTCGAGGCGGCCAGCCGCGCCGTCCGGGCGGGGCAGGTCGTCGTCCTGCCGACCGACACGGTCTACGGGATCGGCGCGGACGCCTTCGACGCCGCCGCGGTCGCCGCGGTGCTCGCGGCCAAGGGCCGCGGACGCGACATGCCGCCGCCGGTCCTCGTGCCCAACGTCCGCACCGTCGACGGCCTGGCCCGCGAGATCCCCGACGACGCCCGCGCGCTCATCGCGGCGTTCTGGCCCGGCGCCCTCACCCTCGTCCTGCGCGCCCAGCCGTCGCTCAGCTGGGACCTCGGCGAGACCAACGGCACCGTCGCGGTCCGGATGCCCGACGACGCGACGGCGCTGGACCTGCTCGCGACGATCGGCCCGATGGCCGTGACGAGCGCCAACGCCACGGGCCACCCGCCGGCCCTCACCGTCGCCGAGGCGCAGGAGATGCTCGGCGACGCCGTCGCCGTCTACCTCGACGGCGGCCCCGCCAAGGTCGGCGAGGCCTCGACGATCCTCGACTGCACCGGCGAGGAGGTCCGCACCCTGCGCGAGGGCGCGATCTCCCGCGAGCAGGTCGACGCCGCCCTCGAGGCCGGCCGGGAGCGCCGGGCGCAGGAGGCCGCGGAGGCGGCCCGGCTCGAGGAGGCGGCGGCCAAGGCCGCCAAGCGCGCCGAGCTGGCCGCCATGCGCGGCGGCAAGGGCGTCGGCCGTCCCAAGAAGCCGGCCACCCCGTCCGCGGGCCCGCGCCAGGGCCGGGTCGCCGGCCGCCGGCACGACGCCTGA
- the atpB gene encoding F0F1 ATP synthase subunit A has product MSPTVLSAHALTAVHPAVAVAADGDSGTSFVSPGTKDFYWPLIGGDNNWAFTRPSLVMLLSVAFLGWFFIASTRRLSVVPSKRQFLVEQVYGFVRNTIGRDVIGSKDFRRFLPLLFTLFTLVLLNNLAGIIPFVQFPTTSRIAFPIVLTLVVYVVYHAVAVKAKGGWVPYIKSMVPPGLPGWVIPLMFILELATYFVIRPVTLALRLFGNMFAGHLLLLVFIIGGEYLFIDQGIHEGNLFLGFSGILSWAFSIVMTFFELLVEFLQAFVFTILAALYLADAVSEEH; this is encoded by the coding sequence GTGAGCCCCACCGTGCTGTCCGCACACGCCCTGACCGCCGTCCACCCCGCCGTGGCGGTGGCCGCCGACGGCGACTCCGGGACCAGCTTCGTGTCCCCGGGCACCAAGGACTTCTACTGGCCGCTCATCGGCGGCGACAACAACTGGGCCTTCACCCGCCCGTCGCTCGTCATGCTGCTCTCGGTGGCGTTCCTCGGCTGGTTCTTCATCGCCTCCACGCGCCGCCTGAGCGTCGTGCCGAGCAAGCGCCAGTTCCTCGTCGAGCAGGTCTACGGCTTCGTGCGCAACACGATCGGCCGCGACGTCATCGGCTCGAAGGACTTCCGGCGCTTCCTGCCGCTGCTCTTCACGCTCTTCACGCTCGTCCTGCTCAACAACCTGGCCGGCATCATCCCGTTCGTCCAGTTCCCGACGACGAGCCGCATCGCCTTCCCGATTGTCCTCACCCTCGTGGTCTACGTCGTGTACCACGCGGTGGCGGTCAAGGCCAAGGGCGGCTGGGTGCCCTACATCAAGTCGATGGTGCCCCCGGGCCTGCCCGGCTGGGTGATCCCGCTGATGTTCATCCTCGAGCTGGCGACGTACTTCGTCATCCGCCCGGTCACCCTGGCGCTGCGGCTCTTCGGCAACATGTTCGCCGGCCACCTGCTGCTCCTCGTCTTCATCATCGGCGGCGAGTACCTCTTCATCGACCAGGGGATCCACGAGGGCAACCTGTTCCTCGGCTTCTCCGGGATCCTCTCCTGGGCGTTCTCGATCGTCATGACGTTCTTCGAGCTCCTCGTCGAGTTCCTCCAGGCCTTCGTCTTCACGATCCTCGCCGCCCTCTACCTCGCCGACGCCGTCAGCGAGGAGCACTGA
- a CDS encoding F0F1 ATP synthase subunit delta: MQGSSRAALVAAQEALTSALDGGADAAALADDLFAVVGAVDGSAALRRALGDPSREGDAKAELARRLFGGKVGDAALGVVTTLVSQRWAAEHDLTDAGEQLAVGSVVASAERAGRADQVEDELFRFERIVAGNPGLRDALTDRRAPTASKAEVVEGLLRDKVAPETLRLARQAVTGARGRRFDRVMETYQSLAETRRGQLAAQVVAAVPLDESQRHRLVQSLSSHYGKPVHLNVVVDPQVVGGIRVQVGDEVVDGTILRRLDQVRRSLGA; encoded by the coding sequence ATGCAGGGTTCGTCGCGCGCGGCGCTCGTCGCGGCCCAGGAGGCCCTGACGTCGGCGCTGGACGGCGGGGCCGACGCCGCGGCCCTCGCCGACGACCTCTTCGCGGTCGTCGGGGCGGTCGACGGCAGCGCCGCCCTGCGGCGCGCCCTGGGCGACCCCTCCCGCGAGGGTGACGCCAAGGCCGAGCTCGCCCGCCGCCTCTTCGGCGGCAAGGTCGGTGACGCCGCCCTCGGCGTCGTCACCACCCTCGTGTCGCAGCGCTGGGCCGCCGAGCACGACCTCACCGACGCCGGCGAGCAGCTGGCCGTCGGGTCGGTCGTCGCGTCGGCCGAGCGGGCCGGTCGCGCCGACCAGGTCGAGGACGAGCTCTTCCGCTTCGAGCGGATCGTCGCCGGCAACCCCGGTCTGCGCGACGCGCTGACCGACCGTCGTGCGCCGACGGCGTCCAAGGCCGAGGTCGTCGAGGGGCTGCTGCGCGACAAGGTCGCCCCGGAGACGCTGCGCCTGGCCCGCCAGGCGGTCACCGGCGCCCGCGGCCGCCGCTTCGACCGCGTGATGGAGACCTACCAGTCGCTCGCCGAGACCCGGCGGGGCCAGCTGGCCGCCCAGGTCGTGGCCGCGGTCCCGCTCGACGAGAGCCAGCGCCACCGCCTCGTGCAGTCGCTGTCCTCGCACTACGGCAAGCCCGTGCACCTCAACGTCGTCGTCGACCCCCAGGTCGTCGGGGGCATCCGGGTCCAGGTCGGCGACGAGGTCGTCGACGGCACGATCCTGCGGCGCCTGGACCAGGTGCGCCGTTCCCTCGGGGCCTGA
- a CDS encoding F0F1 ATP synthase subunit B, translating to MVIASVAAADTPGWPEQLPLLPHPTEIIVGLVAFAILYWLYKTKVVPNLEKMYDERTAAIEGGISKAEEAQAQAQAALEQYEAQLRDAREEASRIREDAKAQGTAIVAELREKAQAEAARITEGAQKQIEAERQAAVVQLRGEVGRLSTELASRIVGESLEDEVRQKGIVERFLSELESGAIRPERVES from the coding sequence ATGGTGATCGCCTCCGTCGCCGCCGCCGACACCCCTGGGTGGCCGGAGCAGCTGCCGCTGCTGCCGCACCCGACCGAGATCATCGTCGGTCTCGTCGCCTTCGCCATCCTGTACTGGCTGTACAAGACGAAGGTCGTGCCGAACCTCGAGAAGATGTACGACGAGCGCACGGCGGCCATCGAGGGTGGCATCAGCAAGGCCGAGGAGGCCCAGGCGCAGGCCCAGGCCGCGCTCGAGCAGTACGAGGCCCAGCTGCGCGACGCCCGCGAGGAGGCCAGCCGCATCCGCGAGGACGCCAAGGCCCAGGGCACCGCCATCGTGGCCGAGCTGCGCGAGAAGGCCCAGGCCGAGGCCGCCCGGATCACCGAGGGCGCCCAGAAGCAGATCGAGGCCGAGCGCCAGGCGGCGGTCGTCCAGCTGCGCGGCGAGGTCGGCCGGCTGTCCACCGAGCTCGCCAGCCGCATCGTCGGCGAGTCGCTCGAGGACGAGGTCCGCCAGAAGGGCATCGTCGAGCGCTTCCTGTCCGAGCTCGAGTCGGGGGCGATCCGCCCCGAGCGGGTCGAGTCCTGA
- a CDS encoding F0F1 ATP synthase subunit gamma, with protein MAGQMRVYRQRVRSVQATKKITRAMELIAASRVIKARQRAEAARPYTAALTRALSALATYSNEDHPLTTEKENVRRAGVLVIAGDRGLSGAYNSSVLKEAEQLSTRLRDEGKEVVPYLAGRRSVSFYKFRRREYAAAWDGFSDAPAYENAREIGERLVEDFLKPYDEGGLDEVHVVYTRFVNMVTQEPQVLRLVPLEVVEGEEKPEPDDVLPLYAFEPSPRQVLDALLPKYVVSRIWSCLLSSAASQLAAQQRAMKSATDNADALIKNYTRLANQARQAEITQEISEIVGGSDALASA; from the coding sequence GTGGCCGGCCAGATGCGGGTCTACCGGCAGCGCGTCCGGTCCGTGCAGGCGACCAAGAAGATCACCCGCGCGATGGAGCTCATCGCCGCGTCGCGGGTCATCAAGGCGCGTCAGCGCGCGGAGGCGGCCCGTCCGTACACCGCCGCGCTGACGCGGGCCCTGTCCGCGCTCGCGACGTACTCCAACGAGGACCACCCGCTCACCACGGAGAAGGAGAACGTCCGGCGCGCCGGCGTGCTCGTCATCGCCGGTGACCGCGGGCTCTCGGGGGCGTACAACTCCTCGGTGCTCAAGGAGGCCGAGCAGCTGTCGACGCGCCTGCGCGACGAGGGCAAGGAGGTCGTCCCGTACCTGGCCGGCCGCCGCAGCGTCTCCTTCTACAAGTTCCGCCGGCGCGAGTACGCCGCCGCGTGGGACGGGTTCTCGGACGCCCCGGCGTACGAGAACGCGAGGGAGATCGGCGAGCGGCTCGTCGAGGACTTCCTCAAGCCCTACGACGAGGGTGGCCTCGACGAGGTCCACGTGGTCTACACGCGGTTCGTCAACATGGTCACCCAGGAGCCGCAGGTCCTGCGGCTCGTGCCCCTCGAGGTCGTCGAGGGCGAGGAGAAGCCGGAGCCGGACGACGTCCTGCCGCTCTACGCCTTCGAGCCGAGCCCCCGCCAGGTCCTCGACGCGCTGCTGCCGAAGTACGTCGTGTCGCGGATCTGGTCCTGCCTGCTCTCCTCGGCCGCCTCGCAGCTGGCCGCGCAGCAGCGGGCGATGAAGTCCGCCACGGACAACGCCGACGCCCTCATCAAGAACTACACCCGGCTGGCCAACCAGGCGCGCCAGGCGGAGATCACCCAGGAGATCAGCGAGATCGTCGGCGGCTCCGACGCCCTCGCGAGCGCCTGA
- a CDS encoding MraY family glycosyltransferase produces MREYLLVVVVAAAVTFLTTPLVRALAVVTGAFTPLRARDVHDTPIPRLGGVAMFLGFAAAAVVARELPFLSQTYSSGQISGVLLGAGIMCLVGAVDDVHELDWLTKLAGQVLAAGIMAYKGVSLLAVPFFGTQTVLPTPVLVAVTVFIVLVTVNAVNWIDGLDGLAAGTVAIAALAFFGYAYLVSRSYNPPNVFTNATFFTAALFGVCLGFLPHNFHPARLFMGDSGALMLGLLLAAATISMTSNVDPSQFTGGQVTAAILPLAVPLAVLSVPFVDVVLAVVRRTRAGQKPWQADAKHLHHRMLELGHGHRNAVLVLYLWGAVLSLGTVAFAVVDAWRAGIGLAVGVLVALGVTVGLPRWSAPRRL; encoded by the coding sequence GTGCGCGAGTACCTCCTCGTCGTCGTCGTCGCGGCGGCGGTCACGTTCCTCACCACGCCGTTGGTGCGGGCGCTGGCCGTCGTCACCGGCGCCTTCACCCCGCTGCGGGCCCGGGACGTGCACGACACGCCCATCCCGCGGCTGGGGGGCGTGGCGATGTTCCTCGGGTTCGCTGCCGCGGCGGTCGTGGCCCGTGAGCTGCCGTTCCTCAGCCAGACGTACTCGTCGGGGCAGATCTCCGGGGTCCTGCTCGGCGCCGGGATCATGTGCCTGGTCGGGGCGGTCGACGACGTCCACGAGCTCGACTGGCTGACCAAGCTCGCCGGGCAGGTGCTCGCCGCGGGGATCATGGCCTACAAGGGCGTCAGCCTGCTCGCCGTGCCGTTCTTCGGCACCCAGACCGTGCTGCCGACGCCGGTGCTCGTCGCCGTCACGGTGTTCATCGTCCTCGTCACGGTCAACGCGGTGAACTGGATCGACGGGCTCGACGGGCTGGCCGCCGGCACGGTGGCCATCGCCGCGCTGGCCTTCTTCGGCTACGCCTACCTCGTCTCGCGCAGCTACAACCCGCCCAACGTCTTCACCAACGCCACCTTCTTCACCGCCGCCCTCTTCGGCGTCTGCCTCGGGTTCCTCCCGCACAACTTCCACCCGGCCCGGCTCTTCATGGGCGACTCCGGCGCGCTCATGCTCGGGCTGCTCCTCGCCGCCGCGACGATCTCGATGACGAGCAACGTCGACCCCAGCCAGTTCACCGGGGGACAGGTGACCGCGGCGATCCTGCCGCTCGCCGTCCCGCTCGCGGTGCTCAGCGTGCCCTTCGTCGACGTCGTGCTGGCCGTCGTGCGTCGCACCCGGGCCGGCCAGAAGCCGTGGCAGGCCGACGCCAAGCACCTGCACCACCGGATGCTCGAGCTCGGCCACGGCCACCGCAACGCGGTCCTCGTGCTCTACCTGTGGGGCGCCGTGCTGTCCCTCGGCACGGTGGCGTTCGCCGTCGTCGACGCCTGGCGGGCCGGGATCGGCCTGGCCGTCGGCGTCCTCGTCGCCCTCGGCGTCACCGTCGGCCTGCCGAGGTGGAGCGCGCCCCGGCGCTTGTGA
- the glyA gene encoding serine hydroxymethyltransferase: MTGPQSSATTPFYGSDFDALAAFDPEISGVLLSELERIRGGLQLIASENMSSPEVLTALGSTLSNKYAEGYPGRRYYGGCAEVDKAEQLAIERCTSLFGADHANVQPHSGASANQAVYGAFLQPGEKILAMSLPHGGHLTHGTKVSFSGKWFDAVHYGVDKQTEDIDYDQVAALAREHRPKVICAGGSAIPRLIDFEFFRNLADEVGAVFWVDAAHFIGLVAGKAIPSPVPYADVVTFTTHKVLRGPRSGALVCKAEHAAALDKAVFPMMQGGPQMHTIAAKAVNFKECATPEYAQYTQAVVANAARLAEKLGEHGIRPTTGGTDTHLSLHDLQGVGVTGKDAEARADAAGIVLNKNAIPFDPQKPGIASGIRVGTPCVTTQGMGLEQMDTIAELIATAVVKGDADPENAVSREVRGAVTELVTRFPAYPRA, translated from the coding sequence ATGACCGGCCCCCAGTCCTCGGCGACCACCCCGTTCTACGGCTCCGACTTCGACGCCCTCGCGGCCTTCGACCCGGAGATCTCCGGCGTCCTGCTCTCCGAGCTCGAGCGGATCCGCGGCGGTCTGCAGCTCATCGCCAGCGAGAACATGTCCTCGCCCGAGGTGCTCACCGCCCTCGGCTCGACGCTCTCGAACAAGTACGCCGAGGGCTACCCCGGCCGCCGCTACTACGGCGGCTGCGCGGAGGTCGACAAGGCCGAGCAGCTGGCCATCGAGCGGTGCACGAGCCTGTTCGGCGCCGACCACGCCAACGTCCAGCCGCACAGCGGGGCGAGCGCCAACCAGGCGGTGTACGGCGCCTTCCTCCAGCCGGGCGAGAAGATCCTCGCCATGTCGCTGCCGCACGGCGGCCACCTCACCCACGGCACGAAGGTCTCCTTCTCCGGCAAGTGGTTCGACGCGGTCCACTACGGCGTCGACAAGCAGACCGAGGACATCGACTACGACCAGGTCGCCGCGCTCGCGCGCGAGCACCGCCCGAAGGTCATCTGCGCCGGCGGCAGCGCCATCCCGCGCCTCATCGACTTCGAGTTCTTCCGGAACCTCGCCGACGAGGTCGGCGCCGTCTTCTGGGTCGACGCGGCCCACTTCATCGGTCTCGTCGCGGGCAAGGCGATCCCCAGCCCGGTGCCCTACGCCGACGTCGTCACCTTCACGACGCACAAGGTCCTGCGCGGCCCGCGCTCCGGCGCGCTGGTCTGCAAGGCCGAGCACGCGGCCGCGCTGGACAAGGCCGTCTTCCCGATGATGCAGGGTGGCCCGCAGATGCACACCATCGCGGCGAAGGCGGTCAACTTCAAGGAGTGCGCGACCCCGGAGTACGCGCAGTACACGCAGGCCGTCGTCGCCAACGCCGCCCGCCTGGCCGAGAAGCTGGGCGAGCACGGCATCCGGCCGACGACCGGCGGCACCGACACCCACCTGTCGCTGCACGACCTGCAGGGCGTCGGGGTGACCGGCAAGGACGCCGAGGCCCGCGCCGACGCCGCCGGTATCGTCCTCAACAAGAACGCCATCCCGTTCGACCCGCAGAAGCCGGGCATCGCCTCCGGCATCCGCGTCGGGACGCCCTGCGTGACCACCCAGGGGATGGGCCTCGAGCAGATGGACACCATCGCCGAGCTCATCGCCACCGCGGTCGTCAAGGGCGACGCCGACCCCGAGAACGCCGTCTCCCGCGAGGTCCGCGGCGCCGTCACCGAGCTGGTCACCCGCTTCCCGGCCTACCCGCGCGCCTGA
- the atpA gene encoding F0F1 ATP synthase subunit alpha — translation MTELSIRPEEIRDALDSFVQSYDPGSAQREEVGRVLDAGDGIAHVEGLPSAMTNELLEFEDGTLGLALNLDVHDIGVVVLGEFSGIEEGQAVKRTGEVLSVPVGDAFLGRVVNPLGQPIDGLGEIATTERRPLELQAPSVVQRKSVHEPLQTGLKAVDAMTPIGRGQRQLIIGDRQTGKTTVAVDTIINQKRNWDSGDPDQQVRCIYVGIGQKGSTIASVRGTLEEAGAMEYTTIVAAPASDSAGFKYLAPYTGSAIGQHWMYDGKHVLIVFDDLSKQAEAYRAVSLLLRRPPGREAYPGDVFYLHSRLLERCAKLSDDLGHGSMTGLPIIETKAGDVSAYIPTNVISITDGQIYLQADLFNSNVRPAIDVGVSVSRVGGAAQIKAMKDVSGRLKLDLAQFRALEAFAMFASDLDPASRAQLARGARLVELLKQSQSNPYPVEEQVVSIWAGTTGQLDSVKVEDVLKFEGEFLDYLRRSKAEVLAGIRETKKFDDDTRSSLESAITEFKKQWGGAKPEDDRRTDVGHEADAEALQDEDIDQEQIVRQKRG, via the coding sequence ATGACGGAGCTCTCGATCCGTCCGGAGGAGATCCGCGACGCGCTGGACTCCTTCGTGCAGTCCTACGACCCGGGTTCGGCCCAGCGCGAGGAGGTCGGCCGCGTCCTCGACGCCGGTGACGGCATCGCGCACGTCGAGGGTCTGCCCTCGGCGATGACCAACGAGCTGCTCGAGTTCGAGGACGGGACCCTGGGTCTCGCCCTCAACCTCGACGTCCACGACATCGGTGTCGTCGTCCTCGGCGAGTTCAGCGGCATCGAGGAGGGCCAGGCCGTCAAGCGCACGGGCGAGGTCCTCTCCGTGCCCGTCGGCGACGCCTTCCTCGGTCGCGTCGTCAACCCGCTCGGGCAGCCGATCGACGGCCTCGGCGAGATCGCGACGACCGAGCGTCGTCCGCTCGAGCTGCAGGCGCCCTCGGTCGTCCAGCGCAAGTCGGTCCACGAGCCGCTGCAGACCGGCCTCAAGGCCGTCGACGCGATGACCCCGATCGGCCGCGGCCAGCGCCAGCTGATCATCGGTGACCGCCAGACCGGCAAGACCACGGTCGCGGTCGACACGATCATCAACCAGAAGCGCAACTGGGACTCCGGCGACCCGGACCAGCAGGTGCGGTGCATCTACGTCGGCATCGGCCAGAAGGGCTCGACCATCGCGTCGGTCCGCGGCACCCTCGAGGAGGCCGGCGCGATGGAGTACACCACCATCGTCGCCGCCCCGGCGTCCGACAGCGCGGGCTTCAAGTACCTCGCGCCGTACACCGGCTCGGCCATCGGCCAGCACTGGATGTACGACGGCAAGCACGTCCTCATCGTCTTCGACGACCTGTCCAAGCAGGCCGAGGCCTACCGCGCCGTGTCGCTGCTGCTGCGCCGCCCGCCGGGCCGCGAGGCCTACCCGGGCGACGTGTTCTACCTGCACTCGCGGCTGCTCGAGCGCTGCGCGAAGCTCAGCGACGACCTGGGCCACGGCTCGATGACCGGCCTGCCGATCATCGAGACCAAGGCGGGTGACGTGTCGGCGTACATCCCGACCAACGTCATCTCCATCACCGACGGCCAGATCTACCTGCAGGCGGACCTGTTCAACTCCAACGTCCGCCCGGCGATCGACGTGGGTGTCTCGGTCTCCCGCGTCGGTGGTGCCGCGCAGATCAAGGCGATGAAGGACGTCTCCGGGCGCCTCAAGCTCGACCTCGCCCAGTTCCGCGCGCTCGAGGCCTTCGCGATGTTCGCCTCCGACCTCGACCCGGCCTCCCGCGCGCAGCTCGCCCGCGGCGCCCGCCTCGTCGAGCTGCTCAAGCAGAGCCAGTCCAACCCGTACCCCGTCGAGGAGCAGGTCGTCTCGATCTGGGCCGGCACGACGGGCCAGCTGGACTCGGTCAAGGTCGAGGACGTGCTGAAGTTCGAGGGCGAGTTCCTCGACTACCTGCGGCGCAGCAAGGCCGAGGTCCTCGCGGGCATCCGCGAGACCAAGAAGTTCGACGACGACACCCGCAGCTCCCTGGAGTCGGCCATCACCGAGTTCAAGAAGCAGTGGGGCGGCGCCAAGCCGGAGGACGACCGCCGCACCGACGTGGGCCACGAGGCCGACGCCGAGGCGCTCCAGGACGAGGACATCGACCAGGAGCAGATCGTCCGCCAGAAGAGGGGCTGA
- the atpD gene encoding F0F1 ATP synthase subunit beta encodes MTITATHDAVGTAAGSVGRVSRIIGPVVDIEFPVDGMPEQYNLLTTQVEMLGESRNINLEVAQHIGDNMVRAISLQPTDGLVRGSAVQDTGGPITVPVGDVTLGKVFNATGACLNLAEGETLDVKERWGIHRTAPAFDQLESKTQMFETGIKVIDLMTPYVQGGKIGLFGGAGVGKTVLIQEMIARVARDHGGVSVFAGVGERTREGNDLMVEMEEAGVLGQTALVFGQMDEPPGTRLRVALSALTMAEYFRDVQNQDVLLFIDNIFRFTQAGSEVSTLLGRMPSAVGYQPTLADEMGTLQERITSTRGHSITSMQAIYVPADDYTDPAPATTFAHLDATTELSRDIASQGIYPAVDPLTSTSRILDPRYISREHYSTAVRIKQILQRNKELQDIIAILGIDELSEEDKILVNRARRIQRFLSQNTYVAKQFTGIEGSTVPLSDTIEAFTKIADGEYDHVGEQAFFMCGGLDDVERQWSEIQKNL; translated from the coding sequence ATGACCATCACTGCCACGCACGACGCGGTGGGGACGGCCGCCGGATCGGTCGGCCGGGTCTCCCGGATCATCGGCCCGGTCGTCGACATCGAGTTCCCCGTCGACGGCATGCCCGAGCAGTACAACCTGCTCACCACCCAGGTCGAGATGCTCGGCGAGTCGCGCAACATCAACCTCGAGGTCGCCCAGCACATCGGCGACAACATGGTCCGCGCGATCTCGCTCCAGCCGACCGACGGCCTGGTCCGCGGCTCGGCGGTGCAGGACACCGGCGGCCCGATCACCGTCCCCGTCGGCGACGTCACCCTCGGCAAGGTCTTCAACGCGACCGGCGCCTGCCTCAACCTGGCGGAGGGGGAGACCCTCGACGTCAAGGAGCGGTGGGGGATCCACCGCACGGCTCCCGCGTTCGACCAGCTCGAGAGCAAGACCCAGATGTTCGAGACGGGCATCAAGGTCATCGACCTCATGACGCCGTACGTCCAGGGCGGCAAGATCGGTCTCTTCGGTGGTGCGGGCGTCGGCAAGACCGTCCTCATCCAGGAGATGATCGCCCGCGTCGCGCGCGACCACGGTGGTGTCTCGGTGTTCGCCGGCGTCGGCGAGCGCACCCGTGAGGGCAACGACCTCATGGTCGAGATGGAGGAGGCGGGCGTCCTCGGGCAGACCGCGCTCGTCTTCGGCCAGATGGACGAGCCGCCGGGCACCCGTCTGCGCGTGGCCCTCTCGGCGCTGACGATGGCGGAGTACTTCCGCGACGTGCAGAACCAGGACGTGCTGCTCTTCATCGACAACATCTTCCGGTTCACGCAGGCGGGGTCCGAGGTCTCGACCCTCCTCGGCCGCATGCCGAGCGCGGTGGGCTACCAGCCGACCCTGGCCGACGAGATGGGCACGCTCCAGGAGCGGATCACCTCGACGCGCGGTCACTCGATCACCTCGATGCAGGCGATCTACGTGCCGGCCGACGACTACACCGACCCGGCGCCGGCCACGACGTTCGCGCACCTCGACGCGACGACCGAGCTGTCCCGCGACATCGCGTCGCAGGGCATCTACCCGGCCGTGGACCCGCTCACCTCGACGAGCCGGATCCTCGACCCGCGCTACATCTCGCGCGAGCACTACAGCACCGCGGTCCGGATCAAGCAGATCCTCCAGCGCAACAAGGAGCTGCAGGACATCATCGCGATCCTCGGTATCGACGAGCTGTCCGAGGAGGACAAGATCCTCGTCAACCGCGCGCGTCGCATCCAGCGGTTCCTGTCGCAGAACACCTACGTGGCCAAGCAGTTCACCGGCATCGAGGGCTCCACGGTGCCGCTGAGCGACACCATCGAGGCGTTCACGAAGATCGCGGACGGCGAGTACGACCACGTCGGCGAGCAGGCGTTCTTCATGTGCGGTGGCCTCGACGACGTCGAGCGCCAGTGGTCGGAGATCCAGAAGAACCTCTGA